In Verrucomicrobiota bacterium, a single genomic region encodes these proteins:
- a CDS encoding zinc ribbon domain-containing protein: MMQCPQCQTANRLGAIFCRSCGAKLEIDSVTSQTFEQVTGVVPKDKAKGKKRVKSIIINSLRLVFLAALVFGVYLALQRPEVDQPKTEEAAAKDFKNRRTRLIELLQNQGEYKNAKFATKGINSYLASLMAETEDKGKTLQLVDSWVNFGDDGALTWVIDAKLFGRLLRFQYMGTLEVKDDKVVFTPDGFFSGKLGKLPYPTFFIQSLTKRLWNSVLDDGDNKTVIEAISELKTAKDELTISVKK, from the coding sequence ATGATGCAGTGTCCTCAGTGCCAGACCGCCAACCGGCTCGGGGCCATCTTCTGCCGGTCGTGCGGGGCCAAACTGGAGATTGACTCGGTCACGTCCCAGACCTTCGAACAGGTCACGGGTGTGGTCCCGAAGGATAAGGCCAAGGGCAAGAAGCGCGTCAAGAGCATCATCATCAACTCGCTGCGCCTGGTCTTCCTGGCGGCGCTTGTGTTTGGCGTCTACCTGGCGCTCCAGCGTCCGGAGGTCGACCAACCTAAGACGGAGGAGGCGGCGGCCAAGGATTTCAAGAACCGGCGGACCCGGCTCATCGAGCTGCTGCAGAATCAGGGTGAGTACAAGAACGCCAAGTTCGCGACCAAGGGGATCAACTCATATCTCGCGAGCCTGATGGCCGAGACCGAGGACAAGGGCAAGACCCTTCAACTGGTCGATTCCTGGGTCAACTTCGGGGACGACGGGGCGCTCACGTGGGTCATCGACGCCAAGCTGTTCGGCCGCCTGCTGCGGTTCCAGTACATGGGCACCCTCGAGGTCAAGGACGACAAGGTTGTCTTCACGCCCGATGGCTTCTTCAGCGGCAAGCTCGGCAAGTTGCCGTATCCGACGTTTTTCATCCAGTCGTTGACCAAGCGGCTCTGGAACAGCGTCCTCGATGACGGTGATAACAAGACAGTGATCGAGGCAATCTCGGAGTTGAAAACCGCCAAAGACGAGCTTACCA